A genomic stretch from Desulfurellaceae bacterium includes:
- a CDS encoding prepilin peptidase, protein MSTPPTPFVLVSSFVFGACIGSFLNVCIYRIPLGRSVVSPRSQCLRCASQLAWYDNIPLVSYVILAGCCRACGARFSFRYFGVEALTGLLGALIVYRFGLSLPSLGFFVLGAALVVVSYIDLDHQIIPDVISLPGVLFGVGFSAVNPALSWQSSLLGVALGAGILFALALGYQALTGRQGMGGGDVKLLAMIGAFLGWRAVLFTLLLASFLGSAVGLGTMIRQHSDTKLALPFGPFLTCGALGYIFFGEAVIAWYFGVFR, encoded by the coding sequence GTGAGTACACCTCCCACCCCATTCGTCCTTGTCTCGTCTTTTGTCTTCGGCGCGTGCATTGGCAGCTTTTTGAACGTGTGCATCTACCGCATTCCGCTCGGTCGGTCCGTGGTTTCCCCCCGGTCGCAGTGTTTGCGCTGCGCCAGCCAGCTGGCCTGGTATGACAACATCCCGCTCGTGAGCTATGTGATTTTGGCCGGCTGCTGTCGGGCGTGCGGGGCGCGGTTTTCCTTCCGCTACTTCGGTGTGGAAGCCCTGACCGGACTGTTGGGCGCCCTGATTGTGTATCGCTTCGGGCTGAGCCTGCCCAGCCTGGGCTTTTTCGTGCTGGGCGCAGCCCTGGTGGTCGTCAGCTATATCGACCTCGACCACCAGATCATCCCGGATGTGATCAGCCTGCCCGGCGTACTGTTCGGCGTCGGCTTTTCCGCCGTCAATCCGGCCCTCAGCTGGCAAAGCTCGCTGCTCGGGGTGGCGCTCGGCGCCGGGATTCTGTTCGCTCTGGCTCTTGGCTATCAGGCGCTGACCGGCAGACAGGGCATGGGCGGCGGCGATGTGAAACTGCTGGCCATGATCGGCGCCTTTCTGGGCTGGCGGGCGGTCCTGTTTACCCTGCTGCTGGCCTCATTCCTCGGCTCTGCGGTCGGGCTGGGCACGATGATTCGTCAGCACAGCGACACCAAGCTGGCCCTGCCCTTTGGACCCTTTCTGACGTGTGGCGCGCTGGGCTATATCTTTTTTGGAGAGGCGGTCATCGCGTGGTATTTTGGAGTCTTCCGTTAG